The genome window gtCACGGTCCCCCTAGTCCTAGCCTCAActtccccaccctaccccctccTGTGCTCTGTGCGCACGGCCACAGGCTGACCTCCGTGCAGCTGAGCGAGCAGTCCCTGAAGGAGCTTCAGGTGGTGAAGACAGCAAAGCCAGACCTGGTCATCACGCACCCAGCCCTGGACGGTCACCCCAGGCCTCCCGCAGGACACAGCAGTGCCCTCTGAGTTCCTGAAGGCCGGGGGAGGGCTCAAGTCAGCCCTACGGAGTGGACTTCCTCATCCCAAGGGCAAGAGGACACTGCTGTCAGCTCTGGGCAGCTCTTTTGAGCCTGAGTTGCTGGGGGCAGGCAGATCGGAGTTGAGGACGCACGTGGTCCCTTACCTGGTCGGGGACAGGTCCTGGgacatgcccctccccccacaccctggGCACATGTTACCTCTCTGTCCTCCACACCAGcgacccctcctcccccaagccccCACTGCTGctccacccacctgcctctcctgggGCCTCCAGCCATCCCCCGTCCCCCCACCGCAGACGCCTCCAGCAAGAACAATGGCACTGAGCGCCCCAGTCAGGGAGCGCCTGCCACAGGTCCGCCTTCACCTGGTGCGTTCGGCACAGACCACTGATCCCAACCCCACCTGCACTTCGGGCCCCACAGTGCAACTCTGGCCCTGCTCCCGGGGGGCCATGTGGGGGCTGACCCTGACCAAACGTGGGCAGGTTGCCATTCCTCCCCAGGGATTCGGGTCTTTGAAGCTGTTGCTGAGGCTGTGTGGTCCCAGTGCAGAGGTATCCGCTCACGGCTAGGCCTtcagggatggagcccagggcGAGGCCTGGAGCAGCCGCCGGGAGTGGGGGGGGCTGTGCTGGCGCGGGGTTGGTAGGCcgcctacccccaccccacacacggGTGACATGTTCCGCTTTGGATTTGCTTCTGTCGGCTTCTGTTGCACATAGTCAAGCACCCTCACAAGGGCTCACCTCTTTTCTCTGGCCACCAACCCACCTGTATGAGGGGGGCTCTATTCCCCATCCCCTGGGAGAGGAAGCCGAGTGATGCCGGAGCCGAGCCACAGCACTCAGCCCCCCCGGTGCTCGGGTCTCTGCTGCACACAGTGGGCCCGACCAGCTCCTCAGACCTCGGTCCGGGCGGATGAGAACCACAGAGTCAACACCTTCCCTTCCTGGGGGGACGTCCCCTCCATGACCACCTCAAGTCCAGCGTTCACtccacaaaacagacaaaaatccccgAGCCTGACAGGAAGAAAGACAATAAACGTGTACAGACGGGCCGACCAGTGCTTTGGGGGAACATGAAGTAGTGCAAAAGGCAGACAATGGAGTCGAGGCTTTCGGGTTACAAGGTCAGGGGTCTGGGGAAGTCTAACGGGGGACAGGGCATTTGAGAACAGAGGGGTGTGAGCACCAAGCCCTGAGAGCATCTTGAAGGAACTTGCTCCAGGGAAAGCAAGAGCCAAGTACAAAGGTCAAGAAGAGAAGTGTCTTAGCCCCCTCCTCTATCAAGACAAAATACCACACACTGGGGACTGGGGAAGGGTTTATTTCTCACCGTGCTGGAGGCTGGGACGTCCAAGGCCAAGGTGCCAGTCATCCTGGCATCTGATGAGGGCCCTCTCCATGGTGGCAGAGGGCTGTCCTGGTGCTGTCTCTTCACATGGCAGAAAGGGAGCCAGCTAGCTCTTGGGCCTTTCCTGTGAAGTCGCTAATCCCACTCCTGACAGCTcttgacctaattacctcccaaaggccccacctccaaatacggTCACACTGGGGATCAGATTTCCGCTGATGGATTTGGGGGCACACATTCAGTCCATGCCCGGGCTGTTGCAGAAGCAGCAGGGAAGCTAGTGGGGCGCCGGACACCAGCACAGGCGGTCAGGGCAAGTTCAGGGTTGCCGGCTCCTCCCCGTGAGGCGGGCACCACGGCAGGCTTCTGAGCCGAAGACACAGTCCCACCGGGTCAGTCTCGGGGTGGCTGTGGCCCAGTGTTACCAAGGACCATAGAGGGCAGAGAAGAAGCACATGGTGAGGAGGGCTGTGTTTACCCAAGAGGACGACTTGTTCTCAGAGGTTGCAGTGGGGAATGGGGAGAGCTGGCAAGCCCTGGCCAGCGCAGAACCATGGACTCAGGACTCGCTGGGTGGAAGTGGGTGTGGGCCCAGGAGGGGCCTGAGCAGCTGGTCCCCCGCAGTTCCCTACACCCGTACTGGGGGAGGTGGCAAGTAGAGCTGGTTCCAAGGGGTATGTTGACTCGGAGTGTCTCTGGCTGAGCCCGGTGGTCAAAGCACAGgcagggcagagaggcaaggcgtGTGCCCAGGGCCCAGCGCTGGAGTGACCGCATGGGCAGGTGGGGAACCAAGTCTGAGAGCAGAGGCCCCGGAGAGTCAGAGGGTGGGGCCAGAGCCAAGGGAGGGACGGCTCCTGGAGGATCGCGTCGCCACCCCTCCAAAGGGGAGACACGGAAGCTCGCGGAGAGACGGAGGAAACCGACGGCCGGAGCGGGGCAAGCGCCGATCAAAGGCCCTGCCCCTCTCGTACCCGCCCCTGGACACCTCCTTGGGGTCCGAGTTCAACCTGTGCCTCCCGCGCACTTTCCCGCGAGCGCCACCCGCGCAGCGGCAGCACCGGGTCTGCGCACGGACCAGCGCGGCCTGTCGCCCGCCAGCTGCCCCGCCCCGGGGTGGGGGCACGGCTGTCCCGCCCTGCGCGGCCCTGAGGGCGGGACCGCAAGGCCTTCCGGCGACGGGGCGGCGGGAGCTGAGTGTCCTTTGGCCGTGGAGGAGCGCCGCGGAGCGGGCTGGAGCCTGGGGACACACAGGGCCACGGTGAGCCCCAGAgaccctccccagcctgcctcccgGAACCCCGGCTCCTGCCACCTCCGGGCCCAAGGCCGCTGgcctccgcccccaccccaaccccgcccccaccgccccgACGGCCCGGGACGGCGCTGCGGCACAGACACCCCCTCTCCCAAGCCCGCCTTCCTGAGGACCACCCTGCGGAAGACGGAGGCCTCCTCACTCCCCACTGACAGGTCGGGGCTCCTGGGGGTGTGGCTTGGAAACAGCTGGAAGGTGGGAGTTTGGGGACCCAGCTGGGTGTCTGGAGATCATTGTCAGGAGTTGAGCATCTCTTAGGGTGGAAAGTGTTTCCTGGGGGGCTCAAAAGTGGAGTCTGTGGAAGACCGAGATGCCCAGGAGGCCCACACCCTCCCCACCAGCTGTCCCAGGCATCAGCCAAgctgtggggtgggaggaagggggctTGGGACTTTACAGACAGTCAGAAGAGGGAGGCCCAGCCAGTTGTGGAAGCCACTGACTCCCCCTTTAACAGGCCCCTCTGCTGAGCAAGGCTTTCCATGGAGGATGCCAGTGAGGACCCCACCATATTCACTGCCCGTTCTCTGCCCAGCGACCCCCGGCTCTTGGCCACCATGACCAACACATACCTGGGCACACGTGTGTATCATGACACACTGCATGTGAGTGGCGTGTACAATGGGGCTAGCGGGGACACACACCGGGCCGTTCTGCCAAGTCCCCTCAATGTCCAGCTGGAGGTCCCTGGAGACACAGGAGATCAGCTGACAGAGACCTTTGTCCTGGACACTAACACAGGTAACCAGCACCGCCCTGTGCCCCCCCTGAGCCATTGACGGGATGGCAGCCCCACCCTGCCACCTTCCAACTCAGGATGCCCGACTCACGGAGAAGAGGAGGGCTTCAGCCCTGCAGGCCTCCCGAACCCGGGCAAGCTTGGCGTCCTCTGTCGTCTGTGCCGCTGGAGCTCTCCAGACAGGGCGGCTGGCACTCAGAGGGCGGCTCTGCCTCCCTGAGGGGCGAGTGGCTTTGTAACCGCCCTCACTGGCCCTCAGTGGGGCATGCAGGTTGCCCTGACCACACCCCTGCCACCCATTCCCAGGCTCCTTTCTGCACACCCTAGAGAGCCCCAGCTTCCGCGCCTCCCAGCGCATCTACGCCCACCGCACGCTGCCTCACGTCATGGCATTCAGTGTGTCCGTCTCCCGTGTGGCCGTGGGGGACGGCCCCGTCACGGTGCTGCTGCGGTCCACCTTCTCCCCAAAAAGCCCAGACCTGGACCTGCATCTGGGTCCTGACTTCCAAGGAGCCCGGTGAGGAGGGGGTCATGCCTGGCCAGGTACACCAAGGAGGGAGCTGGTCCCTTAGACATGGCCACACTCTTGCAGGTATCTTTATGGCCGCACGCTAACCCCGGAGCAACCTGGGGGTTCCCAGCAGGAGGTACACATGCTGTGGACACCAGTGCCCCCAGCCCTGACGcttggggagagagagcaagaccgGACCTGGGAGTTCCTGACCGTGGTGGGGGGCAGCCAGGCTGAGGCCCAAGCCTGCCTTACCGAGGCCCTGCGGCTGCAGGCAGGAGGCGCTCTGTACCCCACCCATGCCCAGGCCTGGGCCCAGCTCTGGGCTGGCTGTGGCCTGGATGTGCTAGGGCCCCTAGCCCTGCGCCAGGCCTTGCGTGGTGCCCTCTATTACCTGCTCAGTGCGCTGCCCCAGCCCGGGGTCCCAGGATACACCTGCCACGGCCTCAGCCCTGGGGGCCTGTCCAACGGGAGCCGAGAGGAATGCTACTGGGGCCACGTCTTCTGGGACCAGGTACGCACCAGTCCACCCCCGGCACACAGCAGCCACAGACGGGGTGGCATACGGGCACAGACGGTGCTAAGGGCACAGGCAAGCTGCTATCTCTGCCCTCCCTGGGATGGGGCTGTGAACTGAGGAAGCACAGAGGCCATGGCAgaagggaaggcttcctggaggaggtggaatCTCAACCAAAGAATATATGGGCATTTGGTGGAAAAGAGTGATTCAGGCAAAGGGGTCAGAGGGTACAAACAGCAGAGCTGAGGGGGTGCGGGGCATCTGCAGGGGCAGAATGAGGAAGAGCCGTTGCAGGGGCTGTGAGGGCCACGGAGACTTGAACTGGAGAGACGCTGCCAAAGGTGTACTCTGGGAGGGCCCTCGTGGCTGCTGAGGGGGCAGAGGAGGTCGGGGCTCAGACAGGAGTGGGAGCTGGGAGAGCCTGGGGCTCGGTGTCCGTTGAGCGTGGGAGGGTCCGAGCTGCTGCCCCTGCTCCTCAGACACCTCAAGAGGCCAGTGCTGTGGCCCACCCTGGTGAGGCTGAGTCACTCACTCCAGGTCAGGCAGCTAGTGGGCCGTGGTGCCACCCACGCAGCTTCTGGCCTGAGCTCCCGGGGGGCCCCAGGTGCCTGCTGAGGACCAAAGCCGAGGAGCACCTAGTCTGGAGGCTGGGACATGGGTGGGGGGGCAGATGCGGGGGACCCAGGGTGGGCAGCACAGGAAGAAGCTGGACGGAGACAGGAGCTCTCAGGGAGGCGGCGTGAGGAGCGCTGGCTCTGGCCAAGGCAGCATGTgggcaggggagagacagaaggggtGTGAGAGCTCTGAACATGGGGCCCTTCCTTACTCGCTGTCAGGATCTCTGGATGTTCCCAAACATCCTGATGTTCCACCCAGAGGCCGCCAGGGCCCTCCTGGAGTACCGTGTCCGGACCCTGGGCGGGGCCCTAGACAATGCCCGGAAGCTGGGTTACCAGGTGAGGGGGCCCAGGCACCCACCCTGTGGATCCCCTGAAGTACCTGATGTCCCCACATCCCTCCTAGGCCTGCACCCATCGCCTCAGGCTCCTCTGTGGGTGGGGAGAGCACCGGGAAGTGGGTGGGCCGTCCCTGTGCACCAAGGCCCTAGAAAAGTCAGGTCTGCTCCATGCCCCCAACCTCTCAGGGAGCCAAGTTTGCCTGGGAGAGTGCGGGTTCTGGTCTGGAGGTCTGCCCTGAGGACATTTATGGGACGCAGGAGATTCACATCAATGGAGCCGTGGCATTGGCCTTCGAGCTGTACTACCATGCCACCCAGGTGAGGGGATGCCATGCCCACCAGGTAGGACCATGCGCCCATCCAGCGGGGCCGTGCTCCGCAACCCCCACCATGACTTGTCATCTGGGGCTGGACCCTCACTACTGGGCACTCAGGAATGCAGTGACCGATGCAGACTGGTCACTGGCGGCGTGGTCCTTGTCCCAGCTCTCCTGTTCCCCCAGGACGTGCAGCTCTTCCGGGAGGCTGGTGGCTGGGATGTGGTCAGAGCTGTGGCTGAGTTTTGGTGCAGCCGTGTGGAGTGGAGCCCTGAGGAGGGAACGTACCACCTGAAGGGTGAGGGCGCGAGAAGGGAGGGATAGTCGTGGGGAGGGGCTTGGTCCCGGGGAGGGCGAGGCACGGACAGCTGTGGCGGGGAGAGTAGGTGGGGCAGGTGTGGTCCTCGGTTCAGCCGGGATCTCCATCACCTGATGTGGTCAGGCCCACACTGGCTACTGGCATCAGGGGCAGGTCCCTAGGACCCTTCACTTAAGCACCATCCTGTACTTGTGTGCCCAGGAGTCATGCCTCCCGACGAATACCATTCAGGAGTCAACAACTCCGTGTACACCAACGTGCTGGTCCAGAACAGGTCAGACCAAAATCCCTGGCCAAAGCTCCACCACGCAGAGGTCCAGCTGGGAGGGCTCAGGCCAtaccctctccctgcctctgccccagcctgcGCTTTGCTGCTGCCCTGGCCCAGGACCTGGGTCAGCCTGTTCCCAGCAAGTGGCTAGTGGTGGCCGATAAGATCAAGGTGCCCTTTGACCCGAGGCAGAACTTCCACCCTGAGTTTGACGGGTACCAGCCTGGTGAGTGCACTGGGAGCTACCTCAGGGCCCCTTCACGCCTCCCACGGGATCTGTGTCCGCCCTGGCCGTCCCCTACCTGAGGGAGCAGCcccccttcctgctcccaccTGCGTCGGCAGCACCCGTCCCTCCCCAGGAGAGGAGGTGAAGCAGGCTGACGTCGTGCTCCTGGGTTACCCCGTCCCTTTCCACCTGAGTCCTCACATTCGCAGGAAGAACCTGGAGATTTATGAGGCTGTGACATCTCCAAGGGGCCCTGCCATGACCTGGGTAAGGAAactgcaggggtgtgggggggtggtcctcacagcaaccccagccctcccccactaGCCTCCGTCTCCCCTCCCCATGTGCTGGGCTTTGCCCCAGCATGTcctctgacctctgaccccaGAGCATGTTTGCCGTGGGCTGGATGGAGCTGAAGGACCCCTGGCGGGCGCGGGACCTCCTGGAAAGATGCTTTGCCCACATAGCTGAGCCCTTCAAGGTAGCTGGGTCTCCATGTCAGCTCACGTGCTTGTGTGCCTGGTGCGGGGAGCTACACACCCGCCTCCCGCTGTGGCCctggggggcaggagtgggagcGCAGCAGGGGCAGGTTCCTGGGGACACATGCCTGACCCTTGgaagcaggggcagcagctccCGGGGCCCATGTCCCGGGAGTCTGGCCACTAACTGCCTTGGCACATGCAGGTGTGGACGGAGAACGCAGACGGGTCAGGCGCCGTGAACTTCCTGACAGGCATGGGGGGCTTCCTGCAAGCGGCCCTCTTTGGATTCACAGGGTTCAGGTGAGTGCATGTCTGGCCCAGAGCAgtccccccgccaccccgcccGCTCTCATGAACGGCTTCCCTCCCCCCAGGATCACCAGCGCTGGCGTGACCTTCGACCCCATATGTCTGGCGGGGGTGTCTGGAGTGTGCATCTGTGGCCTCTCTTACCAGGGGAACAAGCTGGACTTCTCCTTCTCCAAGGACTGCGTGACAGTTGAGGTCAAAGCCGGGGCGGGACCCTGGGCCCCACCCCTGGAGGCTGAGCTGTGGCCAGCACACACtcgcctccccctgctcacaggTAGGTGCCGCCCAGACTCCCCCAGGGGTGCAGAGCAGGTGAACCACCAGGGTGAGGGTAACCCCAGCCATGTGCCCCCACTCCCTGCAGGGCACAAAGTCTCctttccctgctcagctggacgGATACAAAGGTCAGTCCCAGAGGCAGCAAGTTCTGCTCCAAGAGTTTCCTAGGAGAATTTTTGAAGATGCTAGGCACCGGCCCCGAACCCACAGGAACCTCGTGGGACGCGGCTGGGTCCTCCATCCCCACCAGGGCCCTCACCCTCGCGCCGTCGTGGGTCGTGAGCCCTGCACCTGAACAACCTGGGCTGCGGGGCtggctcctgggtcctgggatctggcctccCTCTGTGGGTACCCCAAGCCGGCCGCAGCCAGCCCCCACCCTCAGGGCCTGCtggtccccttcctcccacccactccccacctGGCAGCCGGGCTCACAGGCTCCGCGGAAAGTCTGAGTTCATTGGCCCCAAGTTGAGGATGGTCCGCCTCTAGCCTGATCCCCTCCCCAGCCTAACCCTCCCTGGCCTGCAGCTTCCTCGTGGCCTCCCACTCAGCCACATCTGCGCCTGCCTGTCTGGGCTGACACCTGCACCCGTACCTTCCCCAGGACACTCCAGGGTGGGGCCAGGGTGTGGTGGATGCTCTCCGGAGAAGGCAGAAATGGGGAGGGTAGCCAGGCGGGGAGCCTGAGGCACGGTCCCCCGTGGGTTCCCTGGGACTCTCAGTTATAGACCAGAAAGCAACTTCATGTGTCATACAGACGAGGTCAGGCATGGCTGAATCCAGGTGCGCTCAGCTCCTCAGCCCATGGCTCCTCCAGTCCTGCGGCAACTTCAGTGGGTCTCCGCCACGAGCCTTTCCTCAGCCAAGAAGAGAGGGGGCGGGGTGCAGAACAGGACCCCACATCTTCCCTCTGACCAGCCAGAAGGACTGGGGCCGAGGGTGCGTGGGTTGAAGGCCACCGGCCTGGGCCCATCTGTCCAACAGGCTGCCTCTCCGCCTGGGGCCTCAGCCCCTTGGTTGGCATGTCCCCCCGGGGTCCTTGGGGGTCTCTTGAGAATGAGGTGAGATGGTACCGCCGCCAAGATTTGGGCGAGGCCGTGCACCTGTGCCAAGTCTGCCTGAGGAATTAAAATCCCATGCTGGGACAAGTGCGTCTGCGATCGGGAGCTGGTGGTCTCCTTCCCTCTGAACAGGAGGGCTGCCTGAGGGACAGGGCAGGTCGGGAAGTGCAGTCGCACGCCATATGGTGGgtctcccactcccttcccctatcCTCCCTCCGTTCTTGGTGGAGAGTTGGTCCAAGTTCTCCAGGAAGCGGCCACTGGGCATCCCGGCTGTAATGGACAGAGCCATGTGGGAGTGGGGGCGTCAGGGACCCAGATCCTCGTGTCGGGTTCACCATGGGGAGCAGCACGAGGGAGGAGGGACGGCCTCCGAGGGAGCTCCGCTGGCCCAGCTGCAGATCTGCGTGGATGTCCGTGCTGGTCCCTGAGAGCAGGTGGCCTCAGAGCCTGAAGCCAGCACCTTGGCAGGGCTCGTCCGGGTCCCCAGGGCTCTCCCTCAACGGTCAGCTGCGGGCAAAAGCTGAGGCCGACCTGCGAGAGCAGGGTGTGGCAGCCGGGACCATCCTCATAGAGCAGATGCTTGTTCCCACAGCCCTGGAGCAGCTGTGGGCACAGACATCACAGGTGGGCTGGTGGGGGACCCTGCCCTCACAAGGTGCACACAGCCTGACACTACTGCCCGCAGGCCACACATGTGCACCTGCACCTGGGCGCAGAGAGAGCTGACCCTCTGGGGGACTGTGGCGAGGTGGTGGGGCACAACGGTCAGGGGTCCGTGGCAGCCAACTGCCTCAACTTAATCAGGGCCCCTCAGCCTGCCCGGGAGATGGCCTGGGAGAGGGCGGGCCACCGACACACTCTGTGTCCTTGGCACTGGGCACAGGCCAGACTGTCTCTGTTCCCCACACCAGATGTGGGGACCGGCAGACCATCCCATGCTTAGGGACACGTACCTGGTGACAGGCAAGCTGATCCCCACTTCCAACCCATGCGTCCAGCCCCGGTTGTCCCCTTCATGAGCCAAATCTGGAGCACAGGATTGGTGCTGTGTCCACCCTGTCCCAGCACTGGCACACTGCCCTTACCCCTGGTCCAGTGTGGGAGCAGCATCCAGCGTGGGCCAGTGCACCACCTCTGGCCCCAGGCCCTAGGCAGCACACACCCCTGCCCGCACGGGCTGGCTTGGAGCAGCGCTCACTCCGGCACGGGgctgggatgctgctgctgctgctgctcctgccgcGTGGCCAGGATGTCACCTCTGCTCGGGCACCGTGCGCGCAGCTAGGCCAGCTGTTGGCTGTCACAGAATAGGGGGTGCTCTGAGGCTCCAAGGGTAGCAGCTGGACAGACCCCCACACCCAACCCAGGCAAATGGGCCGGCAAAGGGGGCTCCCTGGGTGGGGTACTCAAAACCCCGACCGCCCTGCTGTTAAGGCCCCTGCAATTAGCCTGCCCTGTCATTGGGCCGGCCACAGAGAGACCTAAGGGACTTGGTCCCAGCCACAcggggtgtgtgcatgtgttcaaGCAAAACCCATCTTTGCCAGGCTCTGCCGGCTtccaggaagggggagaaggtgCACAAAGGGGGTGGGGGTACAAGGACATGTGCCCCAAGAATGCTCAGAAGGTGCCCCCCGCCGTGTTCACTCCCTGCCCaactccgtgtgtgtgtgcgagGGTCACGACTGTGGGCTTGTGTGTCTTTGTGTCCGGCCTCCCTGtgccaggagggagggagcccaCGGTGGGGACCAAGAACTAAAGGAATGCAGGCCTCACAGGGACAGACAGAATGACCCAGAGAAGGAGGCTGGCCCTCGCCTGACCCACCAACAAAAACATGCAGGGTGAGGACAAGCAATGTCCCCTTTGGGGCTCCGGCTTAACGCAAGCGCACTCCCAGATAGGGAAGGGCACACATGTGCTGGAAGAGAGGCCACTGAACCACAGTGCCCAGCAGGGCAGCAGAGATCAAAAGCCCGAGTTCCCGGACTTCATTCTAAAATACGCAGGCATCCCCACCCCAGAAGCCACAAGCCTCCCAGCGCCAAGTGAGGGCAGCAGTCAAGTCGGGGCAGGGCCCAGCAGACAGAACCAGTCACCCTAGCATCAGGCTGCGTAGTCCGGGGGATTTAGTTTGCGTGGTCCCCGGGGTGGTTCCTCTCAGGAAGaaaccctctcccaccccagcaaAAAGCCCAAGAGACAGTTTCTGGAACCGGGTGCTTTTAATTATGAAACCAAGCCTGAAGGAGTCTGGTTTGAGGAGAGAGGGTCCAGCCTGGGCACAAGGAGGTAGGGGAGCGGGGACTATCAGGGCTGGAGTTGAGGCCACTGGGTTCCAAACAAGGGATCCTTGGGGTCAGCATTAGGTGCCCAGGATGAGATGGTGGAGATAGGGTTCCAGGGGGTCAGGGTAGAGTCCCCagagcagggccctgggatttGGTCCTGGGGTCAGGGTCCGTAGGCAGGATGCAGACAAGGCCCAGCCCGTCAGTCATAGTCCGAGTCATCGAACTTGGTGCTAAAGAAGGCAGCGGAGTCCTTGGCCAGCCGCGACAGGTGTAGCGCGCCTGTCACCACCAGCGCCAGCAGCAGCAGCGGTGGCACCAGCGCCCACATCATGGCCAGGATGTTGTAGCACTTGGCTTTGGACCCCAGACGCCGGGCTGCCTCCAGGTCTCCAGCCACTTTCTGGTCCCGGGCCTGTGGACCAGGGTCAGGGCCAGGTCTCTATGTGCCCTGGgggccctgcctcctcccactcctcctgtggACCCAGAGGCCATCCTGGGCCAGCCTCAGCCTCCAAGGACCCTCTGTGGGTGGAGAATCCTGGGATGCAGAGGACCCTGAGGAGAAGCCGGAGGGCTTTTGGTCGCAGGAGCCCCCAGCATGCGAAAAGCTGTTTGATGAAAGAGACCCCCTTGGGTAGCCCCCGACCACCTCTGTGCTCTTCTGGATGGACTAGACCCCCCCTCAGGACCATAGC of Mustela nigripes isolate SB6536 chromosome 1, MUSNIG.SB6536, whole genome shotgun sequence contains these proteins:
- the PGGHG gene encoding protein-glucosylgalactosylhydroxylysine glucosidase isoform X1; translation: MEDASEDPTIFTARSLPSDPRLLATMTNTYLGTRVYHDTLHVSGVYNGASGDTHRAVLPSPLNVQLEVPGDTGDQLTETFVLDTNTGSFLHTLESPSFRASQRIYAHRTLPHVMAFSVSVSRVAVGDGPVTVLLRSTFSPKSPDLDLHLGPDFQGARYLYGRTLTPEQPGGSQQEVHMLWTPVPPALTLGEREQDRTWEFLTVVGGSQAEAQACLTEALRLQAGGALYPTHAQAWAQLWAGCGLDVLGPLALRQALRGALYYLLSALPQPGVPGYTCHGLSPGGLSNGSREECYWGHVFWDQDLWMFPNILMFHPEAARALLEYRVRTLGGALDNARKLGYQGAKFAWESAGSGLEVCPEDIYGTQEIHINGAVALAFELYYHATQDVQLFREAGGWDVVRAVAEFWCSRVEWSPEEGTYHLKGVMPPDEYHSGVNNSVYTNVLVQNSLRFAAALAQDLGQPVPSKWLVVADKIKVPFDPRQNFHPEFDGYQPGEEVKQADVVLLGYPVPFHLSPHIRRKNLEIYEAVTSPRGPAMTWSMFAVGWMELKDPWRARDLLERCFAHIAEPFKVWTENADGSGAVNFLTGMGGFLQAALFGFTGFRITSAGVTFDPICLAGVSGVCICGLSYQGNKLDFSFSKDCVTVEVKAGAGPWAPPLEAELWPAHTRLPLLTGHKVSFPCSAGRIQRSVPEAASSAPRVS
- the PGGHG gene encoding protein-glucosylgalactosylhydroxylysine glucosidase isoform X2 produces the protein MEDASEDPTIFTARSLPSDPRLLATMTNTYLGTRVYHDTLHVSGVYNGASGDTHRAVLPSPLNVQLEVPGDTGDQLTETFVLDTNTGSFLHTLESPSFRASQRIYAHRTLPHVMAFSVSVSRVAVGDGPVTVLLRSTFSPKSPDLDLHLGPDFQGARYLYGRTLTPEQPGGSQQEVHMLWTPVPPALTLGEREQDRTWEFLTVVGGSQAEAQACLTEALRLQAGGALYPTHAQAWAQLWAGCGLDVLGPLALRQALRGALYYLLSALPQPGVPGYTCHGLSPGGLSNGSREECYWGHVFWDQDLWMFPNILMFHPEAARALLEYRVRTLGGALDNARKLGYQGAKFAWESAGSGLEVCPEDIYGTQEIHINGAVALAFELYYHATQDVQLFREAGGWDVVRAVAEFWCSRVEWSPEEGTYHLKGVMPPDEYHSGVNNSVYTNVLVQNSLRFAAALAQDLGQPVPSKWLVVADKIKVPFDPRQNFHPEFDGYQPGEEVKQADVVLLGYPVPFHLSPHIRRKNLEIYEAVTSPRGPAMTWSMFAVGWMELKDPWRARDLLERCFAHIAEPFKVWTENADGSGAVNFLTGMGGFLQAALFGFTGFRGTSWTSPSPRTA
- the IFITM5 gene encoding interferon-induced transmembrane protein 5; amino-acid sequence: MDTSYPREDPRAPTAHKADGAAHTALTLGAPRPPPRDHLIWSVFSTLYLNLCCLGFLALAYSIKARDQKVAGDLEAARRLGSKAKCYNILAMMWALVPPLLLLALVVTGALHLSRLAKDSAAFFSTKFDDSDYD